From the genome of Nicotiana sylvestris chromosome 1, ASM39365v2, whole genome shotgun sequence:
CCACCCAaaagccataccatgggattacacagctgaggCAATAAGGAAATGGAAAACCAAATCCGGAGAAGCAATCTTGGCACAGGGAATGACAAGAACCGACGGAGTATATACTCTGGAACATTTAGCTGAGatgagtaagcaggcctctggacgaCCAATCATTATTGAAGCCGGGtctgatgatctctggagaaagatacaagcaaaggagtactcGGTCATTGATCAAATTGAACAAGACACTGGCATAGATCTCTATCCTGGCTCTACTGCAAAGttccgatgcacataagaatgctctgttaaaagTACTtagtgaagcatatgtaccaagtaacatcactggaGGAGAGATGGTAAACATGGTAGGGTAGGTGTTGGAGAGTCACATGATCACtttccatgaagatgagttgccaccagaaggttTGAGTCACAGCAAAGCATTGGACATCACTGTGTAGtacgaggattatttcatcaccagaattctgattgacggagggtccaacctcaatatctgcccattggtaacactcagaacattaggGAAGGGTCTGGatgagatcaaagatggggccatcaacaTCAAGGCCTTCgatggttcccaaaggtccactattggggagaCTAGCTTGTGCCTGCAAATGGGACCCACTTGGTTTCATGTTGATTTTCAAGTAATAGACATCctagcatcttacaacttgcttcTGGGATGACCTTGgatcatgccgctggggctgtagaATCCACACTACATTAtgcagtgaaatttgagtggaatcaccaagaagtGATCAATCACTGCGACaatagcaatcccatatacagtcgccagaccatcgcGACTATCGGAGGCAAAAGGAAGATAAGTGGAGAGACATATCACTACATCGAGTGAGTCAACGCCattgacaaagataaatggtgggataacaaaatcgaaAGCATACTGAACTGGTGCGGGTATGAACTAGGCAAAGGACTCGACAAAAATCTCCAAGggatcgctaagcctatcaagctgaagaaacatggtaccactTTCGGTCTAGGATACGAGTATATCTGGAAAGAGTTCAATGAATGGTCAACACCATGGCGCTAACCTTATTATCCACTATAGCATCCGATACCTCGCTTGGAACAAATTTTCCAACCAGCcgatgtcatatatgggtcggaagaagaggaagcactagaaGTGATGAGGAGTTTATTTCTGGAAGACATGGACTGTTGCGTCAtcttcgaggaggagggggaggaaggcccttctatacaagccatgagccgaggagcatgcctcaacaattggacaaTCAGAACCACCTGAGCCCGGAGAGCTTCAGgatagcaaggctgaacaaagcaccatgcattatcttttatttttcactagttgactttctttccacattttttatttcaaaataagagctccaatgttcaaaacagttataaAAATTATCAAAGCActtcagtttcttataaatcttactcttattactttctcGTTTACTTTACTTacacatcattactattacttatcttgatgaaccgatgactgtgacatgcaacgagacaacataACAAATGGATATAGActaagaagaagatgatatactaaaagagattgttaaagaagttgagaattttgagaacaaacctatgTCTAACCTGGATGAAACTGAGGTTGTTAACATGGGAGATGCTGAAAATGTCGAAGAAACGCGCATCGGTGTTcatttgtcaccatcagaaaaggaagagtacacagaatttctaaaggaatatgaggacatattctccTGGACATATggtgacatgactggtttgagtacatctattgtgtcACACAAACTGTcgactgatccgacatgtccaccggtgaaacagaagctcagaaaattcaaacctgacatgagtttgaaaatcaaggaagaagtcactaagcaagtcaaagctatggttctcagagtagtagagtatccaacatggttagccaatattgtgccagtgccaaagaaggacggaaaGGTTAGAGTCTttgtcgactatcgggatctcaatcgggccagtccaaaagacgacttccccttgctgaacatacacattctaattgacaattgcgccaagcatgagttgcagtcattcATCGATTGTTTTGCTAGGTATCATcaaatatggatggatgaggaagacactgagaaaacgactttcattatgccgtgggggatgtattgttacaaaataatgcCGTTTGTGTTAAAGAATGGTGGGGCCatctatatgagggccatgactactatttttcatgatatgatacataaggagattgaggtgtatgtagatgatgtcatcatcaaatccaagaaagccactgatcatatggaagatttgaggaagttcttcaacagattgAGAAGGTaaaacttgaagctgaatcccgcgaAATGCGCATTCGGGTTCCTACCAGAAAGCTACTAgggttcattgtaagtcgccgAGGGATAGAGCTGGATCCGTTAAAGgccaaagctattcaagaattaccaccgccaaagaacaaaaaggatgtgatgagtttcctggggagactcaactatatcagccggttcatagctcaatctactgtcatctgtgaACCGATATTTAAGATGCTggagaaggacgccgctaccaaatggactagtgattgtcagaaagccttcgacaaaatcaaggagtacttgtccacaccacTAGGTTTGGTTCCGCCTGAACCAGGTAGACCCCTACTACTCTACCTttcagtattggatggagcattcggttgtgttctagggcaacatgatgaaacgaggagaaaggagaaagccatctactatcttagcaagaagttcaccccgtacgcaGCCTAGCATTCTCTGTTGGAACACACCTGctatgctctgacttgggtagctcagaagctgaggcactatttatgtgcctacactacatatctcatctCAAGGATGGATCCGCTGAAGTACctctttcaaaagcccatgcccactggaaagctagccaagtggtaGATCTAGTTAGGCAattttgacattgtctatgtgacttaaaaagcaatcaagggacaagcattggcggATCATCTAGCTGAAAATCCCATAGACGGAGAATAcaaacccctaaaaatgtattttcctgacgaggaggtatccttcataggagaagacgTTGCAGAATGCTATGACGgctggagaatgtttttcgacggagcagcgAATTTCAAAGgggttggcataggagcagtcctcaTATCAGAAACTGGCCAAcattatccagtgtctgcaaAACTCAgattcccatgcaccaacaacatggccaagccctgcatcttgggactcaagatggccattgacatgaatattcaagagttgctagtaatcggGGATTCGAACTTGCTTATACATTAGGTCTGAGAAGAATGGGCAAATAAGAACTCCAAGTTACTcccgtatttgcatcatgtacaagaTTTGAGGAACAAATTCACAAATATAGAGTTtcggcatgttcccagagtccagaatgagtttgccgatgcattggcaaccctatcatctatgattcaGAATCTAGATAAGAACTTCATAGATCCTATTCCAGTGAAGATTCATGATCATCCAGCTTACTGTGCACATGtcaaagaagaagcagatgggaagccttggtttcatgacatcaaagaatacttgacaaaaggagaataccagagcttgcaaatcccaCTCAAAAGCGCACAGTTTGGAGGTtatctaacaatttctttcacagcggaggaatcctgtacaagaGGACTCCTAATGGgggttattaaggtgtgtcgacgcgaaGGAAGCACCCAggctactagaagaaatccatgctgggatctgcggtccacatatgaacagttttgtcttagcaaagaagatactccgggcaggttatttttggatgactatggaaacggattgCATCCAGTACGTTCGAAAGTTCCatcactgtcagatacatgcagacatgataaaggtacctccaaacgagcttaatgcaacaagctcaccatggttaTTCGTcgtttggggaatggatgttattggaccaattgaacctgccgcatcaaatgggcacaggttcatcctagtggcaattgattatttcactaaatgggttgaagcagcatcttataaggcaataactaagaaagtcgtggcagactttgtccgtgaccgtattgtttgtcggttcaggattccagaatcaatcattactgataacgGTTCCAACCTCAGCAGttacttgatgaaagccatgtgtgaaaccttcaagatcaaacacaagaattctacagcctacagacctcagatgaacggagccataGAGGCctccaataagaatatcaagaagatactgaggaaaatggtagaaaagcataagcagtggcatgagaagttatcatttgctttgttggggtaccgcaccacagtccgtatatcaaccggggcaactcactatatgctggtttatggcaCAAAGGCGGTTATtaccgccgaggtagaaattccttccttgaggatcatacaggaagcagaactcgACAATGCAAAAAGGGtaaagagtcgttacgagcagttagctcttatagatggaaaaagaatgaatgcagtttgccatggtcaactttattagaacagaatgGCCAGAGCTTTCAATAAAAGAGTCAAGCCCAGATAGTTTACACCGggacagctggtgttaaagaaactCTTTCCGCATCAAAATGAAGCCAAagagaagttctctcccaactggcagggcccatacatggttcaccaggttctaaCATGAGgaaccctcatacttgcagaaatggacggagaagtttggccgaagccaatcaattcagatgcagtgaaacgatactatgtgtaaccatttatgatgtaatttgaactacgcatgacctgattcccgtttaagaggggatacgtaggcagccctatgggttcggtcacaattcaataaaattttcattcccccGCTATTGAAAAccggggaagaattttgaggaggactcacaaaattccgaagttgatttcagctATTTATCGCACACAGCCGTCAGaagcagcagcccagtaaactggggcagaattttgaggaggaccctcaaaattccggagcgagaaaggttgcaatgtcttgaaccgcgTCGCAGTCGTCAGTTGATCTAAAGAAAACTGTTCTCAATTCTATATTTATGTCgtatttttactaaatcatgcatgtctattaTCAAAATTGCTTTGTTCAGCAACGCTACACCAATGATACACAACATTACTGAAAATAGAGCCAAGCAGGACAAGCGAAGTCTACGGGGAATACAAACTAACCtccccccctttacaaaactcacgatttttctttggatgcaggcacccgAATCGCAAAATCATCAGATATATTTATACACTCACACTTAttgggaatacaactctcagaaccatcACTTATCTACAATTGCTATCCGTTCACGCTATCCCCAGCAGCCACAAAGCTATCAGCTAATAGATTTTACTATTATTCGCCTTTTACTTttttgcactgcataaggctatctttctgccttccgaggttaagctctacctccatctgcattcctctgcaatgcataaggctaccattctgccttccgaggttaagctctacctccatctgcattttctgcattgcataaggctacctttcttccttccgagactaagccctgtctccatctgcattgcattAGGCTACCTTTCtcccttccgaggttaagctctacctccatctgcattttctgcattgcataaggctacctttatgccttctgaggttaagctctacctccatctgcattttctgcattgcataaggctacctttctgcctttcgagactaagcactatctccatctgcatttctctgcattgcataaggctacctttctgccttctgagactaagctctgtctccatcctgcatggctgaaatatcgtcactttatttttcttgcatggctgaaataccaccaccttttatttacgtctttcatcggctgaaagatcgccaccttttgcatttcatgggctaaaagatcgccaaattgtctgaaggcatcattgttcggaggcaccattttcatagcccgagaacgtcatgccatggcctgaggaccccattttatcttttgtatatcattattcaaaggcatcatagttcagaggcatcattctcatagcccgagaacattatttcatagcctgcaaatccttttattatacgcttcatggcctaggacgtcatggtccgaggatgtcatggtccgaggacgtcatggtctgaggacgtcatcctaaccgtccaaagacaacattcatggtccaacgggaacttgcatcacgtttataTTTATGTACAATATATGTTCgcattgctcatttgcaggtaaaccggctagcaaaGACCATCTcagtaggagcgatcccgctccagttcctgcAGCCTATTAGACTTTGACCATCCCTCTCAACCTGAACATCGCGTCCATTTTTCAGCGGCATATTCCGCCgttggatcctgaactacatttgtcctgattcctataagaccggggatatgtaggtagctcaggaaCTAGATCTtggtcaaaattcttcaaatcgtttcgtccggtcaaattggccatcatatctttacccgacaactctatCATCCTTCCCCggtaaaaaggggcagctgttgatacccaatattttcatatatatttttatacaaaatgCTTTCTAATtaacatgtatatgcatatatataagcatgctcaagtgttttgatattttttctaatttttaaaaaaatttaaatcaatttattatcgattttagcagtacaaaaatcaataattattcccaaaactaTCAATTTTGGCgagtaatttattttattcccatgtttataccaaaatatagttaatttaagttttgtacatttttacaaatttatttggtatttaaaagactaactTGCATacaattgcaattctagcctactttaagattaatagcattttataattgtaaaattggtttcaatattttgtaattaatatttatatattattaatcggtttagtacttttaatttgcttttaaaatcatttttactatttttataagggaaaactggctatttaacatttagcctcattttatttcaattacagcctattttacatttcaattttagcccttaaattgaCCCAATTCTACCCCAATTAGACCAACCCAATTTCATTTTTTACCCGGCCCCGACCCAATTTAAAAATTCGCCCGGTTCCTATtattaatccaggccgttgatcattttgatcaacgaccataaataccccttaccatttttaaccccaaacgaccTACCCTAATCCCTCATTTTCGTCACTCAGCCACCTTTGAAAGAccttcgtctctcaaactctctcaatgGCTCTTCGGAAC
Proteins encoded in this window:
- the LOC138876084 gene encoding uncharacterized protein; this translates as MSNLDETEVVNMGDAENVEETRIGVHLSPSEKEEYTEFLKEYEDIFSWTYGDMTGLSTSIVSHKLSTDPTCPPIEKVKLEAESREMRIRVPTRKLLGFIVSRRGIELDPLKAKAIQELPPPKNKKDVMSFLGRLNYISRFIAQSTVICEPIFKMLEKDAATKWTSDCQKAFDKIKEYLSTPLGLVPPEPAIKGQALADHLAENPIDGEYKPLKMYFPDEEVSFIGEDVAECYDGWRMFFDGAANFKGVGIGAVLISETGQHYPVSAKLRFPCTNNMAKPCILGLKMAIDMNIQELLNLDKNFIDPIPVKIHDHPAYCAHVKEEADGKPWFHDIKEYLTKGEYQSLQIPLKSAQFGGYLTISFTAEESCTRGLLMGVIKIHADMIKVPPNELNATSSPWLFVVWGMDVIGPIEPAASNGHRIPESIITDNGSNLSSYLMKAMCETFKIKHKNSTAYRPQMNGAIEASNKNIKKILRKMVEKHKQWHEKLSFALLGYRTTVRISTGATHYMLVYGTKAVITAEVEIPSLRIIQEAELDNAKRVKSRYEQLALIDGKRMNAVCHGQLY